A genome region from Manihot esculenta cultivar AM560-2 chromosome 5, M.esculenta_v8, whole genome shotgun sequence includes the following:
- the LOC110616058 gene encoding F-box/kelch-repeat protein SKIP30 — protein MSELIEGLPDAIAIRCIARVPFYLHPKLELVSHSWRAAIFSPELFKARQEVGSAEDLLCVCAFDPENLWQLYDPLRDLWITLPVLPSKIRHLSHFGVVSTAGKLYVLGGGSDAVDPLTGDQDGSFATNEVWSYDLVLRLWTPRASMHVPRAMFACCVLKGKIIVAGGFTSCRKSISQAEMYDPEKDVWIPILDLNRSHNSACSGVVIGGKMHVLHKGLSTVQVLDNVESGWTVEDYGWLQGPMAVVHGALYVMSHGLICKQEGKMRKVVVSASEFRRRIGFAMTGLGDDIYVIGGVIGPDRWNWDIKPMSDVDVLTVGGERPTWRQAAPMTRCRGAILGCTQLRI, from the coding sequence ATGTCTGAACTGATTGAAGGTCTTCCAGATGCCATTGCTATCAGGTGCATTGCACGAGTTCCCTTCTACCTCCATCCCAAGTTAGAGCTTGTTTCTCATTCATGGCGGGCTGCTATATTTAGTCCTGAGCTGTTTAAAGCCCGACAAGAGGTTGGTTCAGCAGAGGATCTGCTATGTGTGTGTGCTTTTGATCCTGAGAATCTGTGGCAGCTTTATGATCCTCTTCGAGACCTTTGGATTACTCTTCCAGTTCTGCCCTCAAAAATCAGGCACCTTTCCCATTTTGGTGTTGTGTCTACTGCTGGAAAATTGTATGTGCTTGGCGGCGGAAGTGATGCTGTAGACCCATTGACCGGTGACCAGGATGGAAGCTTTGCAACCAATGAGGTGTGGTCATATGACCTTGTGTTACGCCTGTGGACTCCACGTGCGTCCATGCATGTGCCCCGTGCAATGTTTGCATGCTGTGTTTTGAAAGGAAAGATAATTGTTGCAGGTGGTTTCACTAGCTGCCGAAAATCAATATCTCAAGCGGAAATGTATGATCCAGAGAAAGATGTGTGGATCCCAATACTGGATCTCAATCGCAGTCACAATTCAGCATGCTCTGGAGTAGTTATTGGGGGAAAGATGCACGTTTTGCACAAGGGGTTATCAACAGTGCAAGTATTGGACAATGTAGAGTCTGGATGGACAGTTGAGGATTATGGTTGGCTCCAAGGTCCAATGGCAGTTGTTCACGGGGCGTTGTATGTGATGAGCCATGGACTAATTTGCAAGCAGGAAGGGAAAATGAGGAAAGTAGTGGTTTCAGCATCCGAATTCCGGAGAAGGATTGGATTTGCAATGACTGGGCTGGGAGATGACATATATGTGATAGGTGGGGTGATTGGTCCTGACCGATGGAATTGGGATATCAAGCCAATGTCTGATGTTGATGTCTTGACAGTTGGGGGTGAGAGACCAACTTGGCGACAGGCCGCTCCGATGACAAGGTGCCGTGGTGCAATTCTTGGATGTACGCAGCTGAGAATATAG
- the LOC110616363 gene encoding tRNA (guanine-N(7)-)-methyltransferase non-catalytic subunit wdr4, which yields MDDTQIEAGENNKDIEVAPALISVHPNQNSVAVAVGSDLRIFDLLGGRGVSLVDDSAQPFHKDSIRAIRYSPNGKLLVSAADDKLVKIWSTDSWRCISSVCAEKRVSAVAISNDGLYVCFADKFGVVWVVGLHELDGNESLVNRKAAPLLAHYCSIITSLEFSPDGQFIVSADRDFKIRVTVFPKKPLDGAHEIQSFCLGHTEFVSCLAFICTVDYFLGFLVSGSGDSTVRLWDITSGSLLDTCEVGAKSGLLESNGGDEGCYTVSDLCTIPDGNLIAVAIQGLRGVMLLCCELSSKTLNAIKVVSIMGESFIPTSLGSGSDAELLWMVTGVSKLSGSDCDSLARVRVLSGFKKSNPDSDGHELTLLGDDELPGSVKLLEKLQGSVTIEENVFLAAAEAVKTAMCNLLIKKQYTMEKREFRKRGRNDRKIKQ from the exons ATGGACGACACTCAAATTGAAGCGGGAGAAAACAACAAAGACATTGAGGTTGCCCCGGCCTTGATTAGTGTTCATCCCAACCAGAATTCTGTCGCAGTCGCAGTCGGATCGGACCTCCGCATCTTCGACCTCCT aGGTGGTCGCGGGGTATCTTTGGTGGATGATTCTGCTCAGCCTTTCCATAAGGATTCAATAAGAGCCATTCGATATAGTCCAAATGGGAAGCTTCTTGTATCCGCCGCTGATGATAAGCTTGTCAAGATATGGTCAACCGACTCTTGGCGCTGCATTAGTTCTGT TTGcgcagagaaaagagtgagtgcAGTTGCTATAAGCAATGATGGGCTGTATGTTTGTTTTGCTGATAAGTTTGGAGTTGTTTGGGTGGTGGGTCTGCATGAGCTTGATGGAAATGAATCTTTAGTTAATAGAAAGGCAGCACCCTTGCTTGCTCATTATTGCAGCATCATTACTAGCCTG GAATTTTCACCAGATGGACAATTTATTGTTAGTGCAGATCGTGACTTTAAGATCCGT GTAACTGTGTTTCCAAAGAAGCCCTTAGATGGAGCTCATGAGATACAAAGTTTTTGCCTTGGTCATACAGA GTTTGTCTCCTGCCTTGCCTTTATTTGCACAGTGGATTATTTCCTGGGGTTTCTTGTTTCTGGCAGCGGTGATTCTACG GTTCGCTTGTGGGATATTACATCCGGGTCACTTCTTGATACTTGTGAAGTTGGTGCTAAG TCAGGACTTCTAGAGTCAAATGGAGGTGATGAGGGCTGTTATACTGTCTCTGATCTGTGCACAATTCCAGATGGTAATCTCATTGCAGTGGCCATTCAAGG CTTGCGAGGAGTAATGCTGTTATGCTGTGAGCTTTCTTCCAAAACTCTGAATGCCATCAAG GTGGTTTCTATTATGGGAGAGAGCTTCATTCCTACAAGCTTGGGGAGTGGCTCTGATGCAGAATTACTATGGATGGTAACTGGTGTCTCAAAATTGAGTGGTTCTGATTGTGATTCTTTGGCTCGAGTGAGGGTTCTTTCTGGATTTAAGAAAAGCAATCCTGATTCTGATGGGCATGAGCTAACTTTGTTGGGAGATGATGAACTACCTGGATCAGTGAAACTACTAGAGAAGTTGCAGGGAAGTGTGACAATCGAGGAAAATGTTTTCTTAGCAGCTGCTGAAGCTGTAAAAACAGCAATgtgcaatttgttaattaagaAGCAGTACACCATGGAGAAGAGAGAATTTAGAAAGAGAGGTAGAAATGATAGGAAAATCAAACAGTGA